A genomic segment from Modestobacter roseus encodes:
- a CDS encoding RNA polymerase-binding protein RbpA, whose amino-acid sequence MAGGNAIRGSRVGAGPMGEAERGEAAPRHRVGFWCANGHESRIAFAADIEVPETWDCPRCGLPAGTDQQSPPPAPRTEPYKTHLAYVRERRTDEDGDALLEEALTRLRARRGA is encoded by the coding sequence ATGGCTGGTGGGAACGCGATCCGGGGCAGCCGAGTGGGTGCTGGTCCGATGGGGGAAGCCGAGCGCGGTGAGGCGGCGCCGCGCCACCGCGTCGGGTTCTGGTGCGCCAACGGGCACGAGTCGCGGATCGCCTTCGCGGCCGACATCGAGGTGCCCGAGACCTGGGACTGCCCGCGTTGCGGACTGCCGGCCGGTACCGACCAGCAGAGCCCGCCGCCGGCGCCCCGGACCGAGCCGTACAAGACGCACCTGGCCTACGTGCGAGAACGGCGAACCGACGAGGACGGGGACGCGCTCCTCGAGGAGGCGCTGACCCGGCTGCGCGCCCGCCGCGGCGCCTGA
- the secG gene encoding preprotein translocase subunit SecG, which yields MIETALNVLLVLLSIGLIVLILLHRGKGGGLSSMFGGAAASSLAGSSVVEKNLNRVTVLFGILWTVCIVALGILIKA from the coding sequence GTGATCGAGACGGCCCTCAACGTGCTGCTGGTGCTGCTGAGCATCGGGCTGATCGTGCTGATCCTGCTGCACCGCGGCAAGGGCGGTGGCCTGTCGTCGATGTTCGGCGGCGCGGCCGCGTCCTCGCTGGCCGGCAGCTCGGTGGTGGAGAAGAACCTCAACCGCGTCACCGTGCTCTTCGGGATCCTCTGGACCGTCTGCATCGTCGCCCTGGGCATCCTCATCAAGGCCTGA